CTATTCCTCCATTGCCCGCATCCCCGTCGCCCTGGCATTGCTGGTGGCCAATATGTACCCGATATTGCTGGCTTTGCTTACCTGGGTACTGGGCGGACACCGTCCCACTCGCAAGACAGCCATCATCATGGTGGCCATTCTGGCAGGCCTGCTGCTGGCGCTGGACACGCCCAGTCTGATCAAAGGCGCCACCGTTGATGCCCAGTGGATTCTGGGCGTGGTGTGCAGCTTGCTAACCGCACTGGCCTTTGCCATTGGCCTGTGGATTACCGAGAACAAACTGGCACCGCTGCCCGGTCTGGTGCGCAGCTTTTGTACGATTAGCCAGACGCTGGTTTGCCTAATTGCACTCAGCCCCCTGGGCCTGCTGCCCGGCGGCTCTTCCCTGCCCCACGATGCGGTAGGCTGGATAGCCCTGTCGTTGGTCTGTGTCCTGTACACCACGGGTTTTGTAACGCTGTTTGTGCTGGCACCCCGCCTGGACATGACCCGCAATGCGCCCTTCATGAATATGGAGCCGGTCGCCTCCCTGATTCTCGGCTGGCTGATCCTTAAGCAGACCCTGAACTCCACCCAACTGCTGGGCGGAGCCATCGTGCTCAGCGGTATTGTCGCCCTGGCCTACCGGCGCACGCCCCGCACGTAAGAATCAGGCGCTGGACAAAAGTCGCTGCCAGACACGCGGCAACACCGCTAGCAGGTCC
This genomic interval from Alcaligenes ammonioxydans contains the following:
- a CDS encoding EamA family transporter: MPTAQSSALLPRHLAIMLLLMLGSSFAANHIAAKVALDHGTGLIISVILRSAAASLALSVLLIWRKQALYVPRPYLGWQLLLGALITVQCMLIYSSIARIPVALALLVANMYPILLALLTWVLGGHRPTRKTAIIMVAILAGLLLALDTPSLIKGATVDAQWILGVVCSLLTALAFAIGLWITENKLAPLPGLVRSFCTISQTLVCLIALSPLGLLPGGSSLPHDAVGWIALSLVCVLYTTGFVTLFVLAPRLDMTRNAPFMNMEPVASLILGWLILKQTLNSTQLLGGAIVLSGIVALAYRRTPRT